The window NNNNNNNNNNNNNNNNNNNNNNNNNNNNNNNNNNNNNNNNNNNNNNNNNNNNNNNNNNNNNNNNNNNNNNNNNNNNNNNNNNNNNNNNNNNNNNNNNNNNNNNNNNNNNNNNNNNNNNNNNNNNNNNNNNNNNNNNNNNNNNNNNNNNNNNNNNNNNNNNNNNNNNNNNNNNNNNNNNNNNNNNNNNNNNNNNNNNNNNNNNNNNNNNNNNNNNNNNNNNNNNNNNNNNNNNNNNNNNNNNNNNNNNNNNNNNNNNNNNNNNNNNNNNNNNNNNNNNNNNNNNNNNNNNNNNNNNNNNNNNNNNNNNNNNNNNNNNNNNNNNNNNNNNNNNNNNNNNNNNNNNNNNNNNNNNNNNNNNNNNNNNNNNNNNNNNNNNNNNNNNNNNNNNNNNNNNNNNNNNNNNNNNNNNNNNNNNNNNNNNNNNNNNNNNNNNNNNNNNNNNNNNNNNNNNNNNNNNNNNNNNNNNNNNNNNNNNNNNNNNNNNNNNNNNNNNNNNNNNNNNNNNNNNNNNNNNNNNNNNNNNNNNNNNNNNNNNNNNNNNNNNNNNNNNNNNNNNNNNNNNNNNNNNNNNNNNNNNNNNNNNNNNNNNNNNNNNNNNNNNNNNNNNNNNNNNNNNNNNNNNNNNNNNNNNNNNNNNNNNNNNNNNNNNNNNNNNNNNNNNNNNNNNNNNNNNNNNNNNNNNNNNNNNNNNNNNNNNNNNNNNNNNNNNNNNNNNNNNNNNNNNNNNNNNNNNNNNNNNNNNNNNNNNNNNNNNNNNNNNNNNNNNNNNNNNNNNNNNNNNNNNNNNNNNNNNNNNNNNNNNNNNNNNNNNNNNNNNNNNNNNNNNNNNNNNNNNNNNNNNNNNNNNNNNNNNNNNNNNNNNNNNNNNNNNNNNNNNNNNNNNNNNNNNNNNNNNNNNNNNNNNNNNNNNNNNNNNNNNNNNNNNNNNNNNNNNNNNNNNNNNNNNNNNNNNNNNNNNNNNNNNNNNNNNNNNNNNNNNNNNNNNNNNNNNNNNNNNNNNNNNNNNNNNNNNNNNNNNNNNNNNNNNNNNNNNNNNNNNNNNNNNNNNNNNNNNNNNNNNNNNNNNNNNNNNNNNNNNNNNNNNNNNNNNNNNNNNNNNNNNNNNNNNNNNNNNNNNNNNNNNNNNNNNNNNNNNNNNNNNNNNNNNNNNNNNNNNNNNNNNNNNNNNNNNNNNNNNNNNNNNNNNNNNNNNNNNNNNNNNNNNNNNNNNNNNNNNNNNNNNNNNNNNNNNNNNNNNNNNNNNNNNNNNNNNNNNNNNNNNNNNNNNNNNNNNNNNNNNNNNNNNNNNNNNNNNNNNNNNNNNNNNNNNNNNNNNNNNNNNNNNNNNNNNNNNNNNNNNNNNNNNNNNNNNNNNNNNNNNNNNNNNNNNNNNNNNNNNNNNNNNNNNNNNNNNNNNNNNNNNNNNNNNNNNNNNNNNNNNNNNNNNNNNNNNNNNNNNNNNNNNNNNNNNNNNNNNNNNNNNNNNNNNNNNNNNNNNNNNNNNNNNNNNNNNNNNNNNNNNNNNNNNNNNNNNNNNNNNNNNNNNNNNNNNNNNNNNNNNNNNNNNNNNNNNNNNNNNNNNNNNNNNNNNNNNNNNNNNNNNNNNNNNNNNNNNNNNNNNNNNNNNNNNNNNNNNNNNNNNNNNNNNNNNNNNNNNNNNNNNNNNNNNNNNNNNNNNNNNNNNNNNNNNNNNNNNNNNNNNNNNNNNNNNNNNNNNNNNNNNNNNNNNNNNNNNNNNNNNNNNNNNNNNNNNNNNNNNNNNNNNNNNNNNNNNNNNNNNNNNNNNNNNNNNNNNNNNNNNNNNNNNNNNNNNNNNNNNNNNNNNNNNNNNNNNNNNNNNNNNNNNNNNNNNNNNNNNNNNNNNNNNNNNNNNNNNNNNNNNNNNNNNNNNNNNNNNNNNNNNNNNNNNNNNNNNNNNNNNNNNNNNNNNNNNNNNNNNNNNNNNNNNNNNNNNNNNNNNNNNNNNNNNNNNNNNNNNNNNNNNNNNNNNNNNNNNNNNNNNNNNNNNNNNNNNNNNNNNNNNNNNNNNNNNNNNNNNNNNNNNNNNNNNNNNNNNNNNNNNNNNNNNNNNNNNNNNNNNNNNNNNNNNNNNNNNNNNNNNNNNNNNNNNNNNNNNNNNNNNNNNNNNNNNNNNNNNNNNNNNNNNNNNNNNNNNNNNNNNNNNNNNNNNNNNNNNNNNNNNNNNNNNNNNNNNNNNNNNNNNNNNNNNNNNNNNNNNNNNNNNNNNNNNNNNNNNNNNNNNNNNNNNNNNNNNNNNNNNNNNNNNNNNNNNNNNNNNNNNNNNNNNNNNNNNNNNNNNNNNNNNNNNNNNNNNNNNNNNNNNNNNNNNNNNNNNNNNNNNNNNNNNNNNNNNNNNNNNNNNNNNNNNNNNNNNNNNNNNNNNNNNNNNNNNNNNNNNNNNNNNNNNNNNNNNNNNNNNNNNNNNNNNNNNNNNNNNNNNNNNNNNNNNNNNNNNNNNNNNNNNNNNNNNNNNNNNNNNNNNNNNNNNNNNNNNNNNNNNNNNNNNNNNNNNNNNNNNNNNNNNNNNNNNNNNNNNNNNNNNNNNNNNNNNNNNNNNNNNNNNNNNNNNNNNNNNNNNNNNNNNNNNNNNNNNNNNNNNNNNNNNNNNNNNNNNNNNNNNNNNNNNNNNNNNNNNNNNNNNNNNNNNNNNNNNNNNNNNNNNNNNNNNNNNNNNNNNNNNNNNNNNNNNNNNNNNNNNNNNNNNNNNNNNNNNNNNNNNNNNNNNNNNNNNNNNNNNNNNNNNNNNNNNNNNNNNNNNNNNNNNNNNNNNNNNNNNNNNNNNNNNNNNNNNNNNNNNCAGTCAGTACTTGCATGGCTTCTGGGACACAATGGTCAATTGGAACCAGACTTGACTTATTAACATTTACATGTAataagagcccgtttggtatcgtttctgtttcagaaacgtcgtttcgtgccaaaaatgaaaatttcagtttctgtatcaaaatgtagtttttaaacgaaaaaatagtgtttcaaaattttagatatttatcgggaacgatatttttttctttttgtaaaatggaacgaaactaggaagacggaactccaaaatagaGTTTCGTccaatcttgttttttcatttttttttttttttctactttttgtttaaaaaaaaaacagaaacagaccataagtgtaccaaacagaagattcaattttttcgttctaatagaacgaaaaaactctaaaaatgtttttttagaacgataccaaacggagcctaagagTTTTAAACGTTTCGAATGATAAAATTGAGAGCCATGATCCTTAGGAAAGTCTTGTCCGCGTGGAATTGTGGTTCTTGTATATGAGTAAAGATTAATGAAAGAATACAAGAAAGCATCAATGGATGCGTCAGCGTCATTTTTTTACGTGACATGTGGCTAACGCTGCACCACATTTTCTTGCAGAAAATATTTCACATAACATTTTGTTCAAAAccaatcattatttttttttttttcataatactGCCATCAACATCAAGAGAAGGATTTTTTTGGACGTATAAATATTGAGTCCGGTGCTCACGTTTAAACTTCCTAAATGATGGGAACATCTCACTATAGAAGTAGCGTTAAAGTCAACATTCACATCTAAATATCTAATACATGTTTAAACATTTTGGATGTACATAAATTTGATACCAATGTCCTATATTTACGtttcataagaatttaaaaattttgtacGTTTATAAAATCTAAGATCCTTATGTCCCATCACAACAGGGGATTCAGATCTTCTCTgactctgagagagagagagagagagagagagagagagagagagtcggaAAATAAgattaggagagagatacaaACTTCCTAAATAGCCAAAACATCTATCATCATAGAAGTAGCATTAAAGTCAACATTCATATTTAATACATGTTTGAACATTTTGGATGTATCTAAATTTGAGACCGATGTCCCATATTCATGTCTAATAAGAATTTAAACATTTTATATGTTTATAAAATCTGAGATCCTTGTGTCCCATTAGGATTAGGACAAGGGATTCAGATTCTCTCCAACCACTCGAGGgaccaaagagagagagtaggaaaatgagattaatagagatagacacaaatcCCCATTAGTACCTCTTTAGCATCCTGAGATGGAGAGGATCTTATTCCTAGAAAAAGGCGTGTTAAACTTGTTTAGACCTTTCATTATTTGTGGTCATAGGAATCCAATCGGATAATATCAACATACGTAAGACAACAAAATATCTCTCATGTCACATAATTGCAAGGgttcaaaatttttttgtgTATTCTACGAAACCGCATGGGTCTAAGCAGTGTTTAAATATTCTATATGACCACAACATTCATTATCTAAATATGAACACCATGCTCAACATTAATACAACTAACCAAAGTTTAAACCTTCTTAATAGTCATGTATCATTTTTTTCATGAGAAAAGGATAACCGAAGTCAACATTCATGTTTACTAAGGAATCAAATTGAAGACAACATCCATGTCCCTTTAGAGAAATGTGTGTTAAACATGTTCCCTTCCTAAATATTTTGTTTAGAGCTCACATTATTTGTGAAAGATACCAAAACTACTCTCACGTGGCATATCTATAGGTGTTCAAATTTTTTGGATGTGTTGCTATCGAGTCGTgagtcacaacagttcaaacaTTCTATATGGACAAACCATTCTTTACCAAAATATGACCACCGGACTCAACATTAATACAACTACATAGATTTCAGACCTCCTAAATGGCAATACCATTTCTCATCAAAAAAGAAGTCAATATTCATATATTCCATGTCCTGTTAGAGAGAGGTGTGTTAAACATGTTGCCTTCCTAAATATTTCATTCAGCCTTCTTCCGCCATTTTTGTTCATCAAGAATTCCAATCGGACAATATCAAGgtgccaaaattttcaaatttttggatATGTTTCCTACCAAGTTGTGGGTCTAAGTGGACACTACAAAAAATATTCTTTAGCAGCAGATTTTTTAAGTGGGCATGTGCATTCACGATGATTGCAATGGTTGCATAAATGTGTTCCTTGCATTACTCGAATGTGGAAAAGCTAAGTTTGCGTGGAAAAATTAAACTTGTGGTTCAAAAGGTAATTAATATCTTCCCCATTAATTTTTGTTTGGTAAAATTCACATTTGAGCTAGAGGATATTGATCTGAACCTCCAAAGCTTTGGGTATTGCCGACACCTATCTAGTAAAATTCTCCATATTGCATGTatgtaaaaagaaagaaagatctcttaaaaaaaaaaaaaaaaaatgaaagaaagaaagaaagaaagaaagaaagaaagaagaaaagaaagaaagatcttgttgagagagaaggagagattttagggggcaggggaggaagagagattTTAGAAATATATTATAAAGTCAAAATCACATTGCCTACCTTGTATAGCACATTTCCTCTTTTAGTTTTGATGGTTATGCTTACTCAtagatatataaatttttttttttttttaataatttcatTAACTTGTAAGATCGACATGTAGCCCCCCAAAAAACTTTTAAGGTCTACTTGAGCAATTGAGCCGCTGCTGAAGTGACAACTTTTAACCATTAGATAGGTAAGTTCATTAAacaaatgtcaaatttcaaaatctaaATCAATCAAATACACTTCTGTGTATTAACATACACCATTATATTTTTTAGCCATCAAATACCATTTGTACAAATAAGCATCCCCTTCCTTACACGATTTCTTCTTTGTATATAGATATAAGATCTATGGGGCAAGTAATCAAAAGTACATTTTGTGCAACAACCCTTCCTATCTGATAGAAAGAGATCCCATGATCCTGAACCGATTTTACTTAAGATCACGAATCCCAAGTTTGTCTAGACTATATACTCTCCTGTAGTATCTACATTTTCAAAGCATTACTTTCACGCTTGGTAATATGCATATAGGCAAGGGAACTTTGGGATCTACATATCCACAATATATAAGCCCCACCAACATGCTACACGGCAGCTCTTCGGACCTAGTTTAGAAAACTCTTAtccattttttcactttttaacttctcatatttataaaaccaaattgaactaAAACTTAACACATACATATTGCACCTGCTCACCTAAAACcaattcagtttttttgaaTCATGAGAAATGATTATGAGAAATGGAGGTACCTACACATTGCCCGTTTGTGTGAACTTCTCCATGCCAAGTTAATGGACAGACAGGAGGAAATGTCCCACAATTCCTATTGGGAAAGCCCGCATGATCTGGAAAGACAAAAATGTGAGAGAAGTATGCAAAGATTTGAAGGGTTTGTGTTTCTTTTATGGATTTGATTATATAGTGGGTATAGATAACTGGAATTTTGGACTTTCTGagttttaattcttttgatcattttataaaaggagaaaaaaaaagaaggaagcgaaacataaaacaagaaaaagtttGAAAAAACAACCCATGAAGCTCTGCAGAACATCAATTCCAGAAACCTACATATAACATCTTGAGGCCCCTACATACAAAGCTAAAAACAAATATAACAGTATAACACAAGAGAAcagaagcagagagagagagagacatttaACCATTTTGAGTACATAGACACCAATGAAAAACTAAAGCTCTGGCGAGTGTAGGCCTTCTTCAGGATACTGACAAAGTCGCAGGGGCCTTGACAAAATACAACCAACCAACCAAAGCTTCTTGCCAGCCCGATTTTGTTAGCTTTCCATTCTGCCCCTACTTTCTCTCCTCCACTATACACATAATTCTGGCCTCTCCCCAGTCATCCAAGAGAGCAAATTCACatggttttgagttttttaaGACACAAATGATTCTAAGGATACAAACTAGCTTCATCTTACTACCCTTTTCTATCACAAGCGTTTTTTCCATTTACAAGGACACCTCCCTCCCCCTTATAAAAATTCTCTCAAtcttattaaaattttcatctttctttctttctttggccaTATGATTTCATCATGGGGTTCTGGTACTCTTCAAGCGCACTTTCTTTCCTACCTGTCATAAGAGGCAGCTTTGGAGACATCTTTGATTGATCTGTTATACTTCATGTGGCTCTGAACAAGCTGCCCAGCTGCAAGGGCAGACATGAGGGACAATTCCCCAGCGAGGACGGAGCCAGCTACAATGGTGGCCAACAGCCTTGCATTTGATCCAGCTGACTCATTGTTTGCACCCTTCACGCCTAATAGGTTCAGACAAGCTGCTTGAGATGCAAGTTGGGTCCCACCACCAACTGTACCCACCTGCAACAGATCACCAAAAGAAATGAATATTGATACGAAAATCCTACTTCAGATTCCTTCTCTAATTCTTTATGCTAAGGAAAACCATCATGTTCATTAACCCCACACAGGAAACcacttttttccattttaattttctaaaCACTTAATGGATTCTATCTAACTTACAGGAAACCAACCGAATTTGGATAGAGAGGTCTTCTAAAATTGCCAATCTTCACAAGACTGTTTTCTTACGCAATTGTTCAGAGATGACCAATGACCCGATTATTAGAATTGATGAGATGAAAACAAAGCTGCACCATGCATACAAGCTATGCAAGGCTCCATATTTTTACCCGAGGCCTCAATTCATAATTACAGATAGACAAAAGAGGAAACCACTCTAATGGCTGCTGTTAACTAGTCTATAtaaaatttaaggaatgaaacGAAAATTCGTCTTACTTGCTACAGTCAAGACAAAGATTAAACATCAATTGGGTAGCTATTGGGAATGATCAGGTACCTCAATAGAAGGCATGGTCACAGAGATGTGAAGGTCCTTTCCATTGTTCACGGGTTCCATCATTGTGATGCAGTGAGAACTCTCTACATTCTGGGCTGGATCTTGGCCAGTGGCTATGTAGATAGCAGTGACTATGTTGCTGGCATGTGCATTGAAGCCACCAAGAGCACCAGCAATTGCCGAGCCAGCAAGGTTCTTGAGCATGTTAAGCTCTACAAGGGCAGATACACTGGTCTTGAGAACCTTCCTCACCACCTCTTCCGTTATAATTGCCTCACAGACTACAGATTTACCACGCCCTTCAATCCAGTTCACTGCAGCTGGCTTCTTGTCCGAACAGAAATTTCCTGCACAAATTGgaacaaaaactaaataaataaaattatagatTAAGTACCCATAACATGGGTATGAGAAATGATGATAAAGTGTTTCATCGTAAGATGGAAATTTATTAAGAGGGCTCTGAAGGAAACACTATTGCAAGAATTTTTGGAATTCAAGAAACTTTGGTTCCAATTGACACATATCCAATGCCGAGACAATTAAAATAGGTTAACCACAAACGGCATAGTTAACTAAGTGCTCAGAAAGCATCACTAAATTTTGCATGGTTGATGGAATTTAAGCAAAGCTGCATCTGATTGACCAGGCTTATTTCTAAAGCCAAAGGTGCTTTTAAAGGAAGAAAACAGGGATCAGTCTCTAACCAGAGATTCCCATGACATCCATGTCGGGGAAATCATTCTGAAGATAGTCAAGGACATTCTGGACGCCCTTGGACACCATGTTCATTCCCATAGCATCGCCAGTACTGCAGGTAAATCTCATATACAGGTTCTTCCCAGCCATCGCACACTGGATGCTTTGAAGCCTTGCAAATCTGCTAGATCTGCAAGCAACAGAGTTCATAGTAATTAGATAGGTTTATCGTGATCAAATTTTTCATTCAGTAGATAATCAAGATCTAAGAAACTGAAAAATCTAATTCCAAGATGAACTCGAATCACTAAATTCACAATGGCATGTCAGACTTTACATgcaagaaagaaacaagaaacaagTCCCAGAtataattttaacttttttaatataagaaaaatcaATACTAAGTCAACAAATGAGAGGAAAGCGTCCTTCAATAATTATATAGCGTAGAGAAaagggccaaaaaaaaaattcttgcagAGGATATTTGCCAAATTACAaacttcaaaaagaaaattcaaacaGAGGTAAGCTTTTCCCACTTCCAACGACGACAGgaataagaaaaggaaactaCAGAGACAAATATATAAGAATTTAcagataaaaaatgaaatattattattatagccgtagaaaattacagaaaaagaaaaacaattgaaTGCGAGTGACAAATTTAAAATCTGAACTTACTTGTTGAAAACGACCGCCAACTCGTCGAAATTGACAGGGTTCTCCAGGTAGAACTTCAACTCTGCAGCTCTCTTGGCGGAGCCAAACCTCACAACCGGAGCCCTAGTCATCCCATCTCTGAGTAACGCGCTCGAGGCACCACCACATGCGTAAATGGCCTTACAGCCCCTGTTGGTACTGGCCACCAAACAACCCTCAGTGGTGGCCATGGGCACCGTATACTCCCTTCCATCGAGCAACAATGGGCCAGCGATTCCCACAGGAATCTGGATATACCCAACCGGCATCTCACAGCATTGACCCAAAATGGAAGCGTAATCAAATCCCTCCAATGGCAAGCCAGCGAGTGATCTTCCCGTCATCCTCTGCAGCGCTTCACGGCGTACCTTCGCGGCACGCTTGCAATCGCCAAGCCTCGATTCAAGCGAGTAAGAGGGAACGGTTCCGTCAACCACCGATTTGATGACCTCCTCATCTTCCTCCGGCATCGGAGTGACAATGAGTGAGGGATCGATGATCTGCAAAGGAGGAGGGATGGAGCAATCTAGGGAAGCAGCGCAAGGGCCACGGCGGGTGTTTTCTTCGATAAGGAACTGCTCATTGTCTTCATCGACGTCCCAGGCGTCATGAGAAGCACGAGAAGTGAAGGATTGGACGAAATCAATACCAAAGAAACCAAGGAGGTAAATAAAGGAAGCGATGAGGGAGACAATGGCGGCAATTTCAGAGAGGGTTACGACATGGAGAGGGGTAGAAGTACGGATCTTGTCACGCCAGCGGTGGAGGAGGAAGTAAGCAACTGAGAAGAAGAGAGTGAAGAAGATGCCATTAGTAAGATAGAGAGGAAGCGGAAGGGCATCCGAAGCCCGTGGGAACGGAGGACGAGTAGCATGATTATCATCATTATGATGAACATGATCAGCCTTCGTTGAAGAGTGATGGAGTTGCCGGTGTCGCTGCTGAGGCCCAGGCCCTTCCGGTGTCGGAGTTTTCTCCGGTAGCCGGTAAGCGTCCATGGTAGTTCACCGGAGAAATTCCGACTTAGTGAACGATTTCAGATTAAGGCTTCCAccagagagaaagggaagagcGACAGAGGTATAGAGAGAGAATGTCTGGCGACTCCAGCCTACCTTGTCCCTTAACTGAAGTCTGAAGCGGAGTTTGAGGAGTGGGTTTAGAATTTATAGAGAGAGCGTCGGGACTGTAGGGTGGGGCCGGTGGGGTCCGCAAAGAGAGAGGACCACACGTATAGCGTGTTTGGCGCACAGTCACATGGGAATGCATACACGGTCATTCGCATGTGCTGATAGGTTCAAAAAATTTCGATTCGCCTATTGCGCATTTGGAATTTCCGCCCCTCTATTTTCCTCATTTACTATTTACTAATTTTGGGAAattatatttaccaaaaaaaaaatttggaaaattttcttatttccaATTTCTATCACTCACTTAATTGTATTTATATAATGCATTGTATTTACCCTATATATTAATTCAAAAtctttattttctcaaaaaaaaatttgaaaatatttttttaatccaatgAATCTTTTCTAATCCAAAAGGAAATCAAACTATCAATTTTactcttattttttataaaaaaaaataatattattaataaatcTTTGGAGTATGTTATCTTTTATCCGATTTCCTTACTTGATCTAGGATCAGCCAAGTACTATCAACTAAGGTCAATATCGATATGATTCGACTTATTCAATATAAATACTTTGAACCttgttctttctttatttaatttaaaatttttgaattatCCTTCTTTTTTCACAATCCTTTCTTATGACGGATATGATCCTTCTCCTCTAGAAATCAGAGAGTAATCTTAAGGTCAAAATGATATAACAACACATACTTCAATCCTCTCAACTTTAAGATCACTCTCTCATCCCTAAACTCTATGAAAATAAAGTCGGATCCTCTAATGGCACCCTACTATCATAGGTGTTTTTTGACTTCACTCCCACCACCTCACCACCTCACCACCTCATATCCCcatccttttccttccctgtgAGCCACCCCTCATGAGACACTCTTTCGTTTGCATACGTTAATATGGCAATGCAAAAGGTACTGGTTCAAAAGATGCTTAAGCACGACACTTGATTGAGTTGTCACTATCTATGACAGTGTCAATGAATGGGTAGGGTTCTAACATTGTAAGTTGCCCAAGTCTAAGATGGGCTTATTATGNNNNNNNNNNNNNNNNNNNNNNNNNNNNNNNNNNNNNNNNNNNNNNNNNNNNNNNNNNNNNNNNNNNNNNNNNNNNNNNNNNNNNNNNNNNNNNNNNNNNNNNNNNNNNNNNNNNNNNNNNNNNNNNNNNNNNNNNNNNNNNNNNNNNNNNNNNNNNNNNNNNNNNNNNNNNNNNNNNNNNNNNNNNNNNNNNNNNNNNNNNNNNNNNNNNNNNNNNNNNNNNNNNNNNNNNNNNNNNNNNNNNNNNNNNNNNNNNNNNNNNNNNNNNNNNNNNNNNNNNNNNNNNNNNNNNNNNNNNNNNNNNNNNNNNNNNNNNNNNNNNNNNNNNNNNNNNNNNNNNNNNNNNNNNNNNNNNNNNNNNNNNNNNNNNNNNNNNNNNNNNNNNNNNNNNNNNNNNNNNNNNNNNNNNNNNNNNNNNNNNNNNNNNNNNNNNNNNNNNNNNNNNNNNNNNNNNNNNNNNNNNNNNNNNNNNNNNNNNNNNNNNNNNNNNNNNNNNNNNNNNNNNNNNNNNNNNNNNNNNNNNNNNNNNNNNNNNNNNNNNNNNNNNNNNNNNNNNNNNNNNNNNNNNNNNNNNNNNNNNNNNNNNNNNNNNNNNNNNNNNNNNNNNNNNNNNNNNNNNNNNNNNNNNNNNNNNNNNNNNNNNNNNNNNNNNNNNNNNNNNccccccccccccccaaaaaaaaaatcattgataCTTGAGGTTATATATTATGTCATCTCAATTAAATGAATTATCGAATTGATCTTCATTTTACTATAATGCTCATAATGGCATACCTAACAAAACCTTAAAAACAAATATAATTttgcaaaaataaataacaaaacatTAACACGATTGTTGTCACAATTGATAAGgtttatagcttttttttttttttcttcattttcttgttaTAATATCAAGGAGAATGAAGTGGTTGTAAATAAATCTGTATTTCTTAATTATTAAATTTGCAATGATTTGTTTCATACACTAGTGGGGTACTTCTTGGTTGAACTTGAACACAAGGTAAAAGGAGCAATGTAATAATGCAAGGGGAAAAAATGGAAGTGGTAAGGTGCACCCTTTGCAATGCTCATTCCTTTTATTTTGCACCCTTATAAATTTTAGTTCAATGAAAAGTTATAAATACTAAATGGTAAGGTGAACTGgaaaatttcttcatttctcatCCAATTTGCCATGTCACTGAATCATCATCCACAAAATAATGAGCTGGAATAGGATAAATGGATccctcaaatctctctctctctctctctctctctctctctcataaaaagAAGCCACTTATACAATGCATCAAGATAAATTGGAGGTACAAATTTGTAGCAAAATATTTAAAGtgataaataaaaattgcaaaagaaaaaatcatttctaATTCAATTTTCATGTCATTAATTCTCATTACCataacaagaacaaacaaagaTCTTGTATATCCATCCAATGTGCTATGTAATGAAATCCTCTCCAGGATATAGGGAATTGAGGATTGGATAGAGATGGATCCCTCAAATCTCTCTCGATCCATTGAGATCTATTTTGATATAGAGGtaggggttcatgcacaatttttttttttctttttgataaatagGTTCATGCACAATTCAATTAGATGAATTGTTGACAATCATAACCACCTTTGCAAagcatcaaaacaaattaatttattttttaagataaaATTCTTTATTCTTATTTATTGAATAGTAAAAAACTATCGCATATTTTCATCATTATCTATCAATGTTCTTCATCATTGATAGTACATATTTATCCTTACTTGCCATATATTGATTAATTTAATCTAATATTTCATattctatattatttttttaggtcagcggggttggtagcctagtggaagAAAGCCTTTACTTATTGATCTTGTGAAAACGCTACTTGCCATATGAGGGCTTAGGTTTGGTGACTATGATCAGAACCATGAAGCAACCCTTTTTTATTACCAAAATAAagttatatttttaatattaacGTAATATGTTTTACCTAAGTAGTCTGATAGACTTTTTTCAATCAATTCAAGTTTCTCAAATTGGTAGTCAACGGTTTTAACCTTTCTTCCTTTTGCTCTCTCAAAATAACCATATGTGCATGAAGAGAAAATTTCGTTTATCTTCTTACTCATCATATGTACTTCTCTTAAGTGTTCCACTTATGGTGTAGAAACCATAAGGAGTCTTCCACTTATAGAACGAAATCATCGAACTAAGTACGCCATAGTCATTGTCCATCAAAAGTGTGGACTATGAATCTTTGCTTTGAAATT is drawn from Macadamia integrifolia cultivar HAES 741 chromosome 7, SCU_Mint_v3, whole genome shotgun sequence and contains these coding sequences:
- the LOC122084512 gene encoding 3-hydroxy-3-methylglutaryl-coenzyme A reductase 1-like, whose translation is MDAYRLPEKTPTPEGPGPQQRHRQLHHSSTKADHVHHNDDNHATRPPFPRASDALPLPLYLTNGIFFTLFFSVAYFLLHRWRDKIRTSTPLHVVTLSEIAAIVSLIASFIYLLGFFGIDFVQSFTSRASHDAWDVDEDNEQFLIEENTRRGPCAASLDCSIPPPLQIIDPSLIVTPMPEEDEEVIKSVVDGTVPSYSLESRLGDCKRAAKVRREALQRMTGRSLAGLPLEGFDYASILGQCCEMPVGYIQIPVGIAGPLLLDGREYTVPMATTEGCLVASTNRGCKAIYACGGASSALLRDGMTRAPVVRFGSAKRAAELKFYLENPVNFDELAVVFNKSSRFARLQSIQCAMAGKNLYMRFTCSTGDAMGMNMVSKGVQNVLDYLQNDFPDMDVMGISGNFCSDKKPAAVNWIEGRGKSVVCEAIITEEVVRKVLKTSVSALVELNMLKNLAGSAIAGALGGFNAHASNIVTAIYIATGQDPAQNVESSHCITMMEPVNNGKDLHISVTMPSIEVGTVGGGTQLASQAACLNLLGVKGANNESAGSNARLLATIVAGSVLAGELSLMSALAAGQLVQSHMKYNRSIKDVSKAASYDR